From Salinicola endophyticus:
AAAGGGAGTGGGGATAAGTTAAGGGCAGCATGCCTGAGCCGCGTAGCGGGGAAAGGTTTCGAAGGATTCAGGTCCCATAAACGAGTGAACCCCAGCCTCTCTCGAGACTGGGGTTCGGTATCGATGCCTGACAGGCTCTCGTACACGCTCAGGGGCGGCGCTCCGCGACTTGACTCGTCTCATCCTGAGACTCGCCCTTCGGGCCCGCTGAAGCGGTTCCCGTTCGTTCCCGACGAACGGGTCCAGGGAGAGACCCCAAAACGAATGAACCCCCGGCATGAGCCGGGGGTTCGGTATAGGTGCCTGACGATGACCTACTCTCACATGGGGAGACCCCACACTACCATCGGCGCTAAGCGGTTTCACTTCTGAGTTCGGCATGGAATCAGGTGGTTCCCACTCGCTATGGTCGTCAGGCAAAACTGACGTCGACATGAACCATGTGACGCGCTTTCACGCACCGGCTTCACATCGACCAATCTGGATCATGCTGATGATACGTCTCTTGCCTATCCGGCCATTGTCGCGATGTGATCGCCCGACCCAGACCCCTTGGGGTTATATGGTCAAGCCTCACGGGGCATTAGTACACGTTAGCTCAACGCCTTGCAGCGCTTCCACACCGTGCCTATCAACCAGCTCGTCTTGCTGGACCCTTTAGGAGACTCGAAGTCTCAGGGAGATCTCATCTTGAAGGGGGCTTCCCGCTTAGATGCCTTCAGCGGTTATCCCGTCCGCACATAGCTACCCGGCAGTGCCACTGGCGTGACAACCGGAACACCAGAGGTGCGTCCACTCCGGTCCTCTCGTACTAGGAGCAGCGCTTCTCAAATCTCCAACGCCCACGGCAGATAGGGACCGAACTGTCTCACGACGTTCTAAACCCAGCTCGCGTACCACTTTAAATGGCGAACAGCCATACCCTTGGGACCGACTTCAGCCCCAGGATGTGATGAGCCGACATCGAGGTGCCAAACACCGCCGTCGATGTGAACTCTTGGGCGGTATCAGCCTGTTATCCCCGGAGTACCTTTTATCCGTTGAGCGATGGCCCTTCCATACAGAACCACCGGATCACTAGAACCTACTTTCGTACCTGCTCGACGTGTCTGTCTCGCAGTTAAGCACCCTTATGCTCTTGCACTCAATGCACGATTTCCAACCGTGCTGAGGGTACCTTCGTGCTCCTCCGTTACTCTTTCGGAGGAGACCGCCCCAGTCAAACTACCCACCACACACTGTCCTTACACCGGATCACGGTGCGAAGTTAGAACGCCAATGATGCCAGGCTGGTATTTCAAGGTTGGCTCCACCGCAACTGGCGTCACGGTTTCCAAGCCTCCCAGCTATCCTACACAAGCAACATCAGCGTCCAGTGTGAAGCTATAGTAAAGGTTCACGGGGTCTTTCCGTCTAGCCGCGGGTACACAGCATCTTCACTGCGATTTCAATTTCACTGAGTCTCGGGTGGAGACAGCGTGGCCATCATTACGCCATTCGTGCAGGTCGGAACTTACCCGACAAGGAATTTCGCTACCTTAGGACCGTTATAGTTACGGCCGCCGTTTACCGGGGCTTCGATCAGGAGCTTCGCTTGCGCTAACACCATCAATTAACCTTCCGGCACCGGGCAGGCGTCACACCCTATACGTCCGCTTACGCGTTAGCAGAGTGCTGTGTTTTTAATAAACAGTTGCAGCCACCTGGTATCTTCGACCGGTTCGCGCTAGGAGAGCGAGTCTCTTCACGCTACGCCGGCGCACCTTCTCCCGAAGTTACGGTGCCATTTTGCCTAGTTCCTTCACCCGAGTTCTCTCAAGCGCCTTGGGATTCTCACCCTGACCACCTGTGTCGGTTTGGGGTACGGTCGCATGTGATCTGAAGCTTAGAGGCTTTTCCTGGAAGCGTGGCATCGATGACTTCCGGACCGTAGTCCGTTCGTCTCGTCTCTCGGCCTTGAGAGCCCGGATTTGCCTAAGCTCTCAGCCTACTGACTTTCACCAGGACAACCAACGCCTGGCTCACCTAGCCTTCTTCGTCCCCCCATCGCAATCACATCCGGTACGGGAATGTTGACCCGTTTCCCATCGACTACGCTTTTCAGCCTCGCCTTAGGGGCCGACTCACTCTGCTCCGATTGACGTAGAACAGAAACCCTTGGTCTTCCGGCGGGGGAGGTTTTCACTCCCCTTGTCGTTACTCATGTCAGCATTCTCACTCGTGATACCTCCAGCATGCTTCTCAACACACCTTCGCAGGCTTACACGACGCTCCTCTACCGCTCATCCTGAGGATGAACCCGTAGCTTCGGCATCTGGTTTGAGCCCCGTTACATCTTCCGCGCAGGCCGACTCGACTAGTGAGCTATTACGCTTTCTTTAAAGGATGGCTGCTTCTAAGCCAACCTCCTAGCTGTCTATGCCTTCCCACATCGTTTCCCACTTAACCAGAATTTGGGGGCCTTAGCTGACGGTCTGGGTTGTTTCCCTTTTCACGACGGACGTTAGCACCCGCCGTGTGTCTCCCACGCTCTACTCACCGGTATTCGGAGTTTGCCTCGGGTTGGTAACCCGGGATGGGCCCCTAGCCGAAACAGTGCTCTACCCCCGGCGGTAATACGTGAGGCGCTACCTAAATAGCTTTCGAGGAGAACCAGCTATCTCCGAGCTTGATTAGCCTTTCACTCCGATCCACAGCTCATCCGAATCTTTTTCAACAGATCCCGGTTCGGGCCTCCAGTCAGTGTTACCTGACCTTCACCCTGGCCATGGATAGATCGCCCGGTTTCGGGTCTATATCCAGCGACTGGTCGCCCAGTTAAGACTCGATTTCTCTACGCCTCCCCTATACGGTTAAGCTCGCCACTGAATATAAGTCGCTGACCCATTATACAAAAGGTACGCGGTCACAGAACGTGTCTGCTCCCACTGCTTGTACGCACACGGTTTCAGGATCTATTTCACTCCCCTCTCCGGGGTTCTTTTCGCCTTTCCCTCACGGTACTGGTTCACTATCGGTCAGCCAGGAGTATTTAGCCTTGGAGGATGGTCCCCCCATGTTCAGTCAAGGTTTCACGTGCCCCGACCTACTCGATTTCACAGGATCAGGTTTTCGACTACGGGGCTATCACCCGCTATGGCCGGACTTTCCAGACCGTTCGTCTAACCAGTCACCTGCTTAAGGGCTACTCCCCGTTCGCTCGCCGCTACTGGGGGAATCTCGGTTGATTTCTTTTCCTCGGGGTACTTAGATGTTTCAGTTCCCCCGGTTCGCTTCCCAACACCTATGGATTCAGTGTGGGATACCCAGCTTATGCTGGGTGGGTTTCCCCATTCGGACATGCCCGGGTCACAGGTTGTTTGCCACCTCACCGAGCCTTTTCGCAGGCTACAACGTCCTTCATCGCCTCTGGCTGCCAAGGCATCCACCGTGTGCGCTTAATCGCTTGACCATATAACCCGAAGGAGTCTGGTCGCGCGATCACAACGACAATTGCCGGATACGCTTGAGACGTATCACTTTTCGTTCCTCTCTTGCGAGAAGAACTGTCAGCATGATCCACATTGTTAAAGAGCGTTTAGAGCAGAAGCTCTAAGCGATCGACTCGGTCGCAGTGTTAGCGACGAAGCGGATGGCTTAGAACTTGGTGACTGTGTGGCGTGTGCCAACGGGGAAAGATTTGGTGGAGCCAAGCGGGATCGAACCGCTGACCTCCTGCGTGCAAGGCAGGCGCTCTCCCAGCTGAGCTATGGCCCCAGATAATCCAGTTATCTGGATAATTTTCGTCATGACAAGGCGCTTTTTGCCGACGTGTAACCTGCTACACGAGGTGAAAAGCAACACGGTATCTGGCGAAATTCGTGGGTCTGGGCCGATTCGAAAAACCCCGCGACCTCACCCTCTCTTTCGACACCCCGGGGGTGCGCTCTAACCAACTGAGCTCGAGATGGTGGGTCTGGGCCGATTTGAACGGCCGACCTCACCCTTATCAGGGGTGCGCTCTAACCAACTGAGCTACAGACCCGTTGGTCACTGGGCGGCTTTCGAGAGCCTTTCCACAGTCTTTGCTCTTGGTCGATCAGGTAATTGATTGTGAGCGTTTATCTCGCGATCCGCTAATCGTTTAAGGAGGTGATCCAGCCGCAGGTTCCCCTACGGCTACCTTGTTACGACTTCACCCCAGTCATGAACCACACCGTGGTGATCGCTCCCCCGAAGGTTAAGCTAACCACTTCTGGTGCAGTCCACTCCCATGGTGTGACGGGCGGTGTGTACAAGGCCCGGGAACGTATTCACCGTGACATTCTGATTCACGATTACTAGCGATTCCGACTTCACGGAGTCGAGTTGCAGACTCCGATCCGGACTGAGGCCGGCTTTCTGGGATTCGCTCCACCTCGCGGTCTCGCAACCCTTTGTACCGGCCATTGTAGCACGTGTGTAGCCCTACCCGTAAGGGCCATGATGACTTGACGTCGTCCCCACCTTCCTCCGGTTTGTCACCGGCAGTCTCCCTAGAGTTCCCGACCGAATCGCTGGCAAATAGGGACAAGGGTTGCGCTCGTTACGGGACTTAACCCAACATTTCACAACACGAGCTGACGACAGCCATGCAGCACCTGTCTCAGAGTTCCCGAAGGCACCAAGGCATCTCTGCCAAGTTCTCTGGATGTCAAGGGTAGGTAAGGTTCTTCGCGTTGCATCGAATTAAACCACATGCTCCACCGCTTGTGCGGGCCCCCGTCAATTCATTTGAGTTTTAACCTTGCGGCCGTACTCCCCAGGCGGTCGACTTATCGCGTTAACTGCGCCACTAAGTCCTTAAAGGTCCCAACGGCTAGTCGACATCGTTTACGGCGTGGACTACCAGGGTATCTAATCCTGTTTGCTACCCACGCTTTCGCACCTCAGTGTCAGTGTCAGGCCAGAAGGCCGCCTTCGCCACTGGTATTCCTCCCGATCTCTACGCATTTCACCGCTACACCGGGAATTCTACCTTCCTCTCCTGCACTCTAGTCTGGCCGTTCCGGATGCCGTTCCCAGGTTGAGCCCGGGGCTTTCACAACCGGCGTGCCAAACCACCTACGCGCGCTTTACGCCCAGTAATTCCGATTAACGCTCGCACCCTCCGTATTACCGCGGCTGCTGGCACGGAGTTAGCCGGTGCTTCTTCTGCGAGTGATGTCCTTCTTGACGGGTATTAGCCGTCAAGCCTTCTTCCTCGCTGAAAGTGCTTTACAACCCGAGGGCCTTCTTCACACACGCGGCATGGCTGGATCAGGCTTGCGCCCATTGTCCAATATTCCCCACTGCTGCCTCCCGTAGGAGTCTGGGCCGTGTCTCAGTCCCAGTGTGGCTGATCATCCTCTCAGACCAGCTACGGATCGTCGCCTTGGTGAGCCATTACCTCACCAACCAGCTAATCCGACATAGGCTCATCCGATAGCGCAAGGTCCGAAGAGCCCCTGCTTTCTCCCGTAGGACGTATGCGGTATTAGCCTGGGTTTCCCCAGGTTATCCCCCACTACCGGGCAGATTCCTATGCATTACTCACCCGTCCGCCGCTCGCCACCAGGGAGCAAGCTCCCCGTGCTGCCGCTCGACTTGCATGTGTTAGGCCTGCCGCCAGCGTTCAATCTGAGCCATGATCAAACTCTTCAGTTAAAAGTCTGATAGTCCTTACCTCTTCTCTGCCCGAAGACAGAAGAAGCGAAGCGGACCAAACTTGGTTCAAGGTCAAACGAATCTTAGACGAGTCGCTTGCCTTGATATGCTGTGACTGGCGTCACGCAAGACAAGCGCCCACATCAATTACCTGATCGATTGTTAAAGAGCGTCCTTACTTGAAGTCTCGTCTCACGCAGAGTGTCGAGCCTTCTGCCGTGACCCGAAAGTGACTCAAGTGCTTGTCAGCGCTTGCTTTCTGGGTCGCCGTAAGGAGAGGCGTATTTTAAGGATCTTGGCGAAGATGTCAACGTCTTTCTTGTCGACCCTTGCCCGGTTCACGTTGCCGCCTGAGAACCGATCCTGGAAAAGCGAGGCGCGTATTCTGCTACCTCCGCGGCTAAGTGTCAATCGATTTTTTTCAATCTTTTCAACAGCTTAGCTAGCTTTTCCACCAACCCCGAGAACCTGTCTCGGCGTCAGCGGATGCGTACTCTACGGATCCACACCGGCCTTGGCAAGGGCTAAAAGCAAAAAAGTTGGCCCGCCTTTCAAGGGCGGAGAAGAAGGCTCACCCATGGCGGCACGACGGGACGCGTGCGCTACCCGGAGGCCAGCGCACGCATTGCTTTATAGAGACGATGTTGAGTGCGCTGCCGCCCAGGCAGCTTAGAAGCACCAAGGCATCAGAAAATTGATAGCGGATGAAAGGCATATAGAGCGAGGCCCCTCCCGTGTGTCTGCGCCAGACGAGGGGGCAGCCACGGAGCATCCGCGCCTCCGTCGACACGACTCTCACAACGAAATTGACCGAAGGCAGCCCCCCTGGCGAGAGCAACCCTTGCCATCCGGCGGCTGTCGTTGAATGCCTGCCGGCGCGCAAACGATAAACTCATGCGAATTCAGGTTTGGCTGTTCGCGCAACAGCAAACCGCGGATCGTGATGTCGCCCTTGGCGCGATAGCCTTCTTCGACATCACGCCAAAAGCTGCAGAGTTCACACGATCAGGTCTTCATCCTTCCAGAGGCGGAACCCGCCATCGAAGGCGAGTGCGTTTTCGCCGCGCCGGCATTTCGGCGGGAGCGTGTCGAGCTTTTCAACGTTTCCGCCACCAATGACGATGTAATCGGGCTCAAGCGCTGCGGAGAGGCATTCAACGACATCGAACACGCGCTTGCGCCATTTCTTATTGCCCTTCTTTTTGCGATACGCCTCGGCGACATAGTGCTCGTAGCTCTTGCCCTTGCGATAGGGTAGGTGAGCAATCTCCATCGGCTGGGCGACATTCTCGACGATCATCGCCGCGCCAAGCCCGGTGCCGAGACCGAGAAACAGCATACGTCCGCCCTGATAGGAGCCGATGGCCTGCATCAGCGCATCGTTGACGATCCGCACCGGGCATCCGAAGGCGGATGCATAATCGAAACCGACCCATCCTGCGCCGAGATTGGCAGGATCATGAAGCGGCTTGTCATGGACAACCGGCCCCGGGTAGCCCATGGCGACCACGTCATAT
This genomic window contains:
- a CDS encoding ROK family protein — translated: MSKRNAKGADLVVLAIDIGGSHVKIRSSAGGEKKKADSGKSMGAGDMVAAVEDMAKGMQYDVVAMGYPGPVVHDKPLHDPANLGAGWVGFDYASAFGCPVRIVNDALMQAIGSYQGGRMLFLGLGTGLGAAMIVENVAQPMEIAHLPYRKGKSYEHYVAEAYRKKKGNKKWRKRVFDVVECLSAALEPDYIVIGGGNVEKLDTLPPKCRRGENALAFDGGFRLWKDEDLIV